A genomic region of Candidatus Desulfatibia profunda contains the following coding sequences:
- the glgP gene encoding alpha-glucan family phosphorylase: PEAREITARLYAGEPKIRLAQEVLLGIGGMRALAAMDIFPSICHMNEGHSAFSALERLAQFRERYHLDLKTALQIIPRCTVFTTHTPVAAGHDSFPADLVKPFIRPLQERLGVSEKEILSWGQSSGSDKDAPFSMFILGLRMSQYCNGVSRLHGRTARKMWAHIWPGRPEDEIPITHVTNGMHVSTFISPEIWPLFERHLGPEWYMSSRRQENISRIDEIYDEELWRAHEMSRTRLIRICRYLLKQQYQRRNAPKSVIDRIETVLDPEILTIAFARRFASYKRAHLLLQDPERLANILNNQTRPVQIIFAGMAHPLDNDGKQIIKRLIEFVHRPEIRQRAVFIEGYDMALARSLVQGADVWLNTPRRPFEACGTSGMKAAINGVLNVSILDGWWCEGYSEERGWRIGGGEEYVDYAYQDATESQALYNVLENEVIPCFYEEPEGELPKRWIQMMKASMKMAMENFCSLRMLAEYEQRFYAPIIQRLKTLLKKNGLEASNLALQEKRLHDLWKDIRIGLPVQAGKGPFRVGETFEVTVEVGLGELNPEEVCVELYNGQMRSVDALQDIHTIPMAVIESLGNGNYRYGCQVPCRLSGRYGFTVRTMPAGDDYLKYSPRLITWS; encoded by the coding sequence CATATGAATGAAGGGCATTCGGCTTTTTCCGCCTTGGAACGCCTCGCGCAGTTCAGGGAGCGTTATCATCTCGATTTGAAGACCGCCCTGCAAATTATACCCCGCTGCACGGTGTTTACCACCCATACCCCGGTGGCGGCCGGCCATGATTCCTTCCCGGCTGATTTGGTCAAACCCTTTATCCGGCCTTTGCAAGAGCGCCTGGGAGTCTCTGAAAAAGAAATTTTATCCTGGGGGCAGTCGTCGGGTTCCGACAAAGACGCACCGTTTTCCATGTTCATTCTGGGCCTGCGAATGTCTCAGTATTGCAACGGTGTCAGCCGCCTGCATGGCCGCACCGCCCGAAAGATGTGGGCCCATATCTGGCCGGGCCGCCCGGAAGACGAGATCCCGATTACACACGTGACCAACGGGATGCATGTCTCTACGTTTATTTCCCCAGAAATCTGGCCCTTGTTTGAGCGCCACCTGGGACCGGAGTGGTACATGAGTTCCCGGCGGCAGGAAAACATCAGCCGTATTGACGAAATTTACGACGAAGAACTCTGGCGGGCCCATGAGATGAGCCGTACCCGCTTGATTCGCATCTGTCGCTATTTGTTGAAACAACAATACCAACGGCGCAACGCCCCCAAGAGCGTCATCGACAGAATCGAAACCGTCCTGGACCCTGAAATCTTAACCATCGCCTTTGCCCGCAGGTTTGCCAGTTACAAACGGGCCCACCTGCTGCTACAGGACCCGGAGCGGCTGGCGAACATTCTCAACAACCAAACCCGTCCGGTTCAGATCATTTTTGCGGGCATGGCCCACCCTCTGGACAACGACGGCAAACAAATCATCAAACGCCTGATTGAATTTGTCCACCGGCCGGAAATTCGTCAACGAGCGGTATTCATTGAAGGCTACGACATGGCCCTGGCACGGTCTCTGGTTCAGGGGGCCGATGTCTGGCTGAACACACCCCGCCGACCTTTTGAAGCCTGCGGCACTTCCGGCATGAAAGCCGCCATCAATGGCGTGCTCAACGTCAGTATTTTGGACGGATGGTGGTGTGAAGGTTATTCCGAAGAAAGAGGCTGGCGCATCGGCGGCGGCGAAGAATATGTCGATTACGCCTACCAGGATGCCACCGAGAGCCAGGCTTTGTACAATGTGCTGGAAAATGAAGTCATTCCCTGTTTCTATGAAGAGCCCGAAGGTGAACTTCCCAAGCGCTGGATTCAAATGATGAAGGCTTCCATGAAAATGGCCATGGAGAATTTCTGCAGCCTGAGAATGCTTGCTGAATATGAACAGCGTTTTTATGCTCCCATCATCCAGCGGCTGAAAACACTGCTGAAGAAAAACGGTTTGGAAGCCAGCAACCTGGCGCTCCAGGAAAAGCGGCTGCACGACCTGTGGAAGGACATCCGCATCGGGCTGCCGGTCCAGGCCGGCAAGGGACCGTTTCGCGTCGGCGAAACCTTCGAAGTCACAGTGGAGGTCGGCTTGGGAGAATTGAATCCGGAAGAAGTTTGTGTGGAACTCTACAATGGGCAGATGAGATCGGTGGATGCGCTGCAGGACATTCACACGATCCCCATGGCCGTTATCGAATCTCTCGGCAACGGAAATTATCGCTACGGCTGCCAGGTCCCCTGCCGGCTGTCCGGCCGCTACGGGTTTACGGTCAGGACCATGCCCGCAGGTGACGATTACCTGAAATATAGTCCCCGCCTGATCACCTGGTCTTAG
- a CDS encoding DUF1634 domain-containing protein: MEEKANVSLKATPEQLLYASLLEKGMYFGLLILFITFGLYALGIMDPYIPLDKISRYWSMNVNDYLKQADIHAGWAWVGMLKYGDFVNFIGIAMLSGVTILCYAAILPTLLKNKDTVYAVLAVLEVIVLSVAASGILGAGGH; the protein is encoded by the coding sequence ATGGAAGAAAAAGCAAACGTTTCTTTAAAGGCAACCCCCGAACAGCTTCTGTATGCCAGCCTGCTGGAAAAGGGCATGTACTTTGGGCTGCTGATCCTTTTTATCACCTTTGGTCTCTATGCCCTGGGAATTATGGATCCCTATATCCCGCTGGATAAGATCTCCAGATACTGGTCCATGAATGTCAATGATTATCTGAAGCAGGCCGATATCCATGCTGGATGGGCCTGGGTCGGCATGCTCAAGTACGGCGATTTTGTTAATTTTATCGGTATTGCCATGCTGTCCGGTGTTACGATTCTATGCTATGCCGCCATCTTACCGACGCTGCTGAAAAACAAGGATACGGTGTATGCCGTACTGGCCGTCCTTGAAGTCATTGTCCTGTCCGTTGCCGCCAGCGGAATCCTGGGTGCCGGCGGCCACTAA
- a CDS encoding sulfite exporter TauE/SafE family protein, with amino-acid sequence MERNHTMWMLVLIGVFSLMFLASPAFADASAKAASDGHAWWFWPLILLIVTFIMGVVAVLGGVGGGVLFVPIISGFFPFHLDFVRGTGLLVALSGALAAGPGLLKMNLASLRLAIPVGLIASTCAIAGAMIGLALPTNIVQICLGATILGICALMLTAKKSVVPDVPKADKLSSMLHIYGVYQEASTGEIIDWKIHRTPLGLCLFVLIGIMAGMFGLGAGWANVPVLNLLMGAPLKISVATSKFLLSITDTSAAWIYLNKGCVIPMMVVPSLVGIMLGSFVGVHVLKIAKPAVIRWMVIGILAFAGVKALSKGLGF; translated from the coding sequence ATGGAGAGGAATCATACAATGTGGATGCTGGTTCTGATCGGCGTATTTTCGCTGATGTTTCTGGCATCCCCTGCGTTTGCAGATGCATCAGCCAAAGCTGCTTCGGATGGTCATGCCTGGTGGTTCTGGCCACTGATCCTTTTAATCGTAACATTTATTATGGGAGTCGTCGCCGTACTTGGCGGTGTGGGCGGAGGGGTCCTCTTTGTGCCGATTATCAGCGGCTTTTTTCCGTTTCACCTGGACTTTGTGCGCGGCACCGGCCTGCTGGTAGCCCTTTCCGGCGCTCTGGCCGCCGGCCCGGGACTTTTGAAGATGAATCTTGCCAGCCTGCGGCTGGCCATTCCCGTGGGCCTGATCGCTTCCACCTGCGCCATCGCCGGTGCCATGATCGGGCTGGCGCTGCCCACCAATATCGTTCAGATTTGCCTGGGCGCCACCATTCTGGGAATTTGCGCCCTGATGCTCACCGCCAAAAAATCCGTGGTTCCGGATGTGCCCAAAGCCGATAAACTCTCGTCAATGCTCCATATTTACGGTGTTTACCAGGAGGCCAGCACCGGCGAAATTATCGACTGGAAAATACATCGGACGCCCTTGGGCTTGTGCCTGTTCGTGCTGATCGGCATTATGGCCGGCATGTTCGGCCTGGGAGCCGGCTGGGCCAATGTACCGGTTCTTAATCTGCTCATGGGAGCCCCGCTGAAGATCAGTGTGGCCACCAGCAAATTTCTGCTTTCGATCACCGACACCTCCGCCGCCTGGATTTATCTGAACAAAGGCTGCGTGATTCCCATGATGGTGGTTCCCTCCCTGGTAGGCATCATGCTGGGCTCCTTTGTGGGCGTCCATGTTTTGAAAATCGCGAAGCCCGCCGTTATCCGCTGGATGGTTATCGGCATCCTGGCTTTTGCCGGTGTCAAGGCGCTGTCCAAAGGGCTGGGATTTTAA
- a CDS encoding sigma 54-interacting transcriptional regulator, which translates to MQRSIIKGLFKSAVDLQPLIDEIPLGVVVLDADRRIVLFNRALEALTGFSRNEAAGVPCYHILRSRICVKDCPALRMQEQSEPVWVESDLVNRDRMLIPVRVTLATVKAFDGKTVGFLETVEDLRPFRAIDAQISQAYSFARLIGRSPQMKKVFQILPVLAQNDSSVLITGETGTGKDMVAEALHQASGRAKGPFVKINCGALPETLLESELFGHQKGAFTGAVENKPGRFRLAHNGTLYLTEIGDLPLALQVKLLTFLDDQVVYPLGSTKGFQANVRVVAATHRNLEKMVRAGRFREDLLFRLNVVRIHLPPLRDRDGDIRLLLDHFLNILKTQFGKTIKGFSKKALGILMDYRYPGNVRELRNILEYAVNVCQEGQILPQHLPAYLTEITTWINQTDATAERPASPELSSPNGFKSLDTEQTWTAVERKMIMDALVKSGGRRSKTADLLGWGRSTLWRKMKQYGIG; encoded by the coding sequence TTGCAACGCTCAATCATCAAAGGTCTTTTTAAGTCTGCTGTCGATTTGCAGCCCTTGATTGATGAAATCCCCCTTGGTGTGGTCGTACTCGATGCGGATCGACGGATCGTTTTGTTCAATCGGGCGCTTGAAGCCCTGACCGGCTTTTCCCGGAATGAAGCTGCCGGTGTTCCCTGCTATCATATCCTGCGCAGCAGGATCTGCGTCAAGGACTGTCCGGCCCTGCGCATGCAAGAGCAATCGGAACCCGTTTGGGTCGAAAGCGACCTGGTCAACCGCGATCGGATGCTGATTCCCGTTCGTGTTACCCTGGCGACGGTTAAAGCTTTTGACGGTAAAACGGTCGGATTTCTGGAAACGGTCGAGGACCTGCGTCCCTTTCGGGCCATCGATGCCCAAATAAGCCAGGCCTACAGTTTTGCACGTCTTATCGGCCGAAGCCCTCAAATGAAGAAAGTCTTTCAGATTCTGCCGGTACTTGCCCAAAACGACTCTTCGGTCCTGATTACGGGTGAAACCGGCACCGGCAAAGATATGGTGGCGGAAGCCCTCCACCAGGCTTCCGGCCGGGCCAAGGGTCCTTTTGTCAAGATTAATTGCGGGGCACTGCCCGAGACCCTGTTGGAGTCGGAGCTCTTCGGACACCAGAAAGGCGCCTTTACCGGCGCCGTGGAAAACAAGCCCGGGCGCTTCCGTCTGGCTCACAATGGGACGCTTTACCTCACGGAAATCGGGGATCTTCCCCTTGCGCTCCAGGTCAAACTGCTGACGTTTCTGGACGATCAGGTCGTCTATCCCCTGGGCAGCACCAAAGGATTTCAGGCCAATGTAAGAGTTGTGGCCGCCACTCATCGCAACCTTGAAAAAATGGTGCGGGCCGGGCGTTTTAGAGAAGATCTCCTCTTTCGGCTCAATGTGGTTCGAATTCACCTTCCGCCGCTGCGGGACCGTGACGGGGATATCCGCCTGCTTCTGGATCACTTTCTGAACATCCTGAAAACCCAGTTCGGAAAAACCATCAAAGGTTTTTCCAAAAAGGCGCTGGGAATTCTGATGGACTACCGCTATCCCGGCAATGTGAGAGAGCTGCGAAATATCCTTGAATATGCCGTTAACGTCTGCCAGGAAGGACAAATTCTGCCCCAGCACCTGCCGGCCTATCTCACCGAAATCACAACCTGGATCAATCAAACCGATGCAACTGCCGAACGGCCGGCATCTCCGGAACTGTCGAGTCCGAACGGGTTCAAATCTCTTGACACGGAACAGACGTGGACCGCCGTGGAACGCAAAATGATCATGGATGCCCTGGTGAAGTCCGGAGGACGACGCAGCAAGACGGCGGATCTTCTGGGCTGGGGCCGGAGCACCCTCTGGAGAAAAATGAAACAATATGGAATCGGCTAA
- a CDS encoding dinitrogenase iron-molybdenum cofactor biosynthesis protein — MQKKVLIPLYGNDVAPRFDLATEVLISTGGQTLEDREEKIVVLSQASAEQLCHLVLAEGVDAVICSGIQEEYYQYLTWKRVQVFDSVIGSWESVLERFCQGKLQSGNILSGNTD; from the coding sequence ATGCAAAAGAAGGTGCTGATACCATTGTACGGCAACGATGTTGCCCCCCGGTTTGATCTGGCCACCGAGGTTCTGATCAGTACCGGAGGCCAAACGCTTGAGGACCGGGAAGAAAAGATCGTGGTGCTTTCCCAGGCCTCGGCCGAACAGCTCTGCCATCTTGTTCTGGCCGAAGGGGTTGATGCGGTCATTTGCAGCGGTATTCAAGAAGAATATTACCAGTATCTGACCTGGAAACGGGTCCAGGTTTTCGATTCCGTTATCGGTTCCTGGGAATCGGTTCTGGAACGCTTTTGCCAGGGAAAACTCCAATCCGGGAATATTCTGTCGGGAAATACGGACTAA
- a CDS encoding two-component sensor histidine kinase, which translates to MAERNWRQHLTKSIFQFEGKEASPDRYRILRRNIVILMMLVTIVPLTLMAVINYHQYRTSLKDEIINPMRNISSKTKHSFELFLEEKLSNVRFIASAYSFKDLADSKTLARIFRVLKQEFGGFVDLGLIDCNGIQISYAGPYDLLGKNYAEQTWFEEVEVRGVYISDVFMGYRKFPHIAIAVQLAGEDCDGCVLRVTIDTTLFDNLIASMGLDPESDAFLINAKGIFQTNSKFYGKVLEKCPFSPPPGNYGSFLAEEYDPKGREVISVYTHFDKLDYALVLVKPRSVILKTWFTLKSEMFFIFTISTIVIILVIIKLTDVVVKNVQKADERRELAYRELEHSQKLSSIGRLAAGVAHEINNPLAIINEKAGLMKDLIEYHGQFKEQAKFLELTASIQHSVERCKTITHRLLGFARRMEVQFELLNVNDVIKEVLGFLGKEYLYRNIDIRLQLSADLPQISADMGQIQQVFLNIITNALAAVEDGGLVAITTWDKDADTVGVSIRDNGCGMSAETLSHIFEPFFTTKKGYGTGLGLPITYGIVKKLGGDIKVESKKGEGTTFSVFLLKTPPSTTGELP; encoded by the coding sequence ATGGCCGAACGCAATTGGCGCCAGCACTTGACCAAGAGTATCTTCCAGTTCGAAGGTAAAGAGGCCTCTCCGGATCGCTACCGCATTCTGCGCCGCAATATTGTTATCCTGATGATGCTGGTGACAATTGTGCCCCTGACCTTGATGGCGGTCATCAACTACCATCAGTATCGGACCAGCCTGAAAGACGAAATCATCAATCCCATGCGCAATATTTCCAGCAAGACCAAGCACTCGTTTGAACTCTTTTTGGAAGAAAAACTGTCGAATGTTCGTTTCATTGCTTCGGCCTATTCTTTTAAGGACCTTGCGGACTCAAAAACCCTGGCACGCATTTTTCGGGTTCTGAAGCAGGAATTCGGGGGGTTTGTGGATTTAGGCCTGATTGACTGCAACGGCATCCAGATTTCCTATGCAGGACCCTACGACCTTTTGGGAAAAAATTATGCCGAACAGACCTGGTTCGAGGAAGTTGAAGTCAGGGGGGTATACATCAGCGACGTGTTTATGGGATACCGCAAATTTCCGCACATTGCCATCGCCGTCCAGCTCGCGGGCGAGGATTGTGACGGCTGTGTCCTGCGGGTTACCATTGATACCACTTTGTTCGACAACCTGATCGCCTCCATGGGGCTGGATCCGGAAAGCGACGCCTTTTTGATCAACGCTAAGGGCATCTTTCAGACCAATTCCAAGTTTTACGGCAAGGTACTGGAAAAATGTCCGTTTTCACCTCCACCGGGTAACTACGGCAGTTTTTTGGCCGAAGAATACGACCCCAAGGGTCGCGAGGTCATTTCGGTTTACACTCATTTTGACAAGCTAGATTACGCGCTGGTGCTGGTCAAACCCCGATCGGTGATTCTTAAAACCTGGTTCACGCTCAAAAGTGAAATGTTCTTCATTTTTACGATCAGTACCATCGTCATTATCCTGGTTATCATCAAACTGACCGATGTGGTGGTCAAGAACGTGCAAAAGGCCGATGAGAGACGCGAACTCGCCTATCGAGAACTGGAGCATTCGCAAAAGCTTTCGTCCATCGGCCGACTGGCTGCCGGCGTGGCCCATGAAATCAACAACCCTCTGGCCATCATCAATGAAAAGGCCGGGTTGATGAAGGATCTGATAGAGTACCACGGCCAGTTCAAGGAACAAGCCAAATTTCTTGAATTGACCGCTTCCATTCAACACTCGGTTGAACGCTGCAAAACAATCACCCACCGCCTGCTGGGGTTTGCGCGCCGCATGGAAGTGCAGTTCGAGCTTCTGAACGTCAACGATGTCATCAAGGAGGTTCTCGGCTTTCTGGGAAAAGAGTACCTTTATCGCAACATTGACATCCGTCTGCAGCTGTCAGCGGATCTGCCCCAAATTTCGGCGGATATGGGGCAGATCCAGCAGGTTTTTTTGAACATTATTACCAATGCCTTGGCAGCGGTGGAAGACGGCGGGCTGGTTGCAATTACCACCTGGGATAAGGATGCAGATACGGTCGGGGTATCGATCCGGGACAACGGCTGCGGCATGTCTGCCGAAACCCTCAGCCATATTTTCGAACCCTTCTTTACCACCAAGAAAGGCTACGGTACCGGTCTGGGTCTTCCCATTACTTACGGGATTGTCAAGAAACTGGGAGGCGACATAAAAGTGGAAAGCAAAAAAGGAGAGGGTACAACCTTTTCGGTGTTTCTCTTAAAAACCCCCCCATCAACAACTGGTGAGTTGCCATGA
- a CDS encoding response regulator, protein MTKLKVLLVDDEIEFVKTLAERLQLRGFEVLVAVDGEGAINQMEATLPDLVVLDVMMPGLGGLEVLKQMKQQHPRVPVILLTGHSSTRDGIEGMHLGAFDYLMKPINIDELIKKMQEAVVS, encoded by the coding sequence ATGACCAAACTAAAAGTTTTGCTAGTGGATGATGAGATAGAATTTGTAAAGACGCTGGCCGAAAGGCTGCAACTCAGAGGGTTTGAGGTGCTGGTCGCCGTCGACGGCGAAGGCGCCATCAACCAGATGGAAGCCACCCTCCCTGACCTGGTGGTTCTGGATGTAATGATGCCGGGATTGGGGGGCCTGGAAGTCCTCAAACAAATGAAACAGCAGCATCCCCGGGTGCCGGTTATTTTGCTGACCGGTCACAGTTCCACAAGAGACGGTATTGAAGGTATGCACCTGGGGGCTTTCGACTACCTGATGAAACCGATCAACATCGACGAACTGATCAAAAAAATGCAGGAGGCCGTCGTTTCGTAA
- a CDS encoding response regulator — protein sequence MIIESDHMFGNNLVQRLTNETWQILFADRLSDAKKIVKRKNIDVVVLGLNAMKREGLAILKMIKKIRPFTEVIIINSSEQIALSIEGMKLGAFDDFMVPFDIDSLRIRIQDAWQQKKQKETAKKSLLDRYRDIMIAATFAEAGESDMAIEFLAKRKKARTKTNTKGD from the coding sequence TTGATCATTGAGTCCGATCACATGTTCGGCAACAATCTGGTCCAGCGTTTGACGAATGAAACCTGGCAGATCCTGTTTGCCGACCGGCTCAGCGACGCCAAAAAGATTGTCAAACGGAAAAATATCGACGTGGTGGTGCTGGGCCTGAATGCGATGAAACGTGAAGGCCTTGCAATTCTCAAAATGATCAAAAAGATCCGCCCCTTTACCGAGGTCATCATTATCAATAGTTCCGAACAGATTGCTCTCTCCATCGAAGGAATGAAGCTGGGTGCTTTTGATGATTTTATGGTTCCTTTTGATATTGATTCTTTACGGATTCGGATTCAGGATGCCTGGCAACAAAAAAAGCAGAAAGAAACAGCAAAAAAGTCTTTACTGGATCGATACCGGGATATTATGATAGCTGCAACTTTTGCCGAGGCCGGAGAATCCGACATGGCCATTGAATTTCTGGCCAAAAGAAAAAAGGCCCGAACAAAAACAAATACAAAAGGAGATTAA
- a CDS encoding response regulator, producing MKNIKILLVDDEEDFVKTLSERIEMRNLASDIALNGEEALKLVDNEVPDVMVLDLKMPGIDGMEVLRRVKKAYPDVQVIILTGHGSEKDEKDARRLGAFEYLQKPVDIDKLVKYIKRAYKNKIQDSMTAAAFAEAGEFDTAKEIMDREKDK from the coding sequence ATGAAGAACATAAAAATTCTTTTGGTGGATGATGAGGAAGATTTCGTTAAAACCTTATCGGAGCGTATAGAGATGCGAAACCTTGCGTCCGACATCGCTCTGAACGGCGAAGAGGCTTTGAAGCTGGTTGATAACGAAGTCCCAGATGTCATGGTGTTGGATCTCAAGATGCCGGGCATTGACGGCATGGAGGTTTTGCGGCGGGTAAAAAAAGCTTATCCGGATGTTCAGGTGATCATCCTGACGGGGCATGGTTCGGAAAAGGACGAAAAGGACGCCCGTCGCCTGGGTGCCTTCGAGTATCTGCAAAAACCGGTCGATATCGACAAGCTGGTTAAATACATCAAACGTGCGTATAAAAATAAAATCCAGGACAGCATGACGGCTGCTGCGTTTGCAGAAGCCGGGGAATTCGATACCGCCAAGGAGATTATGGACCGCGAGAAAGACAAATGA
- a CDS encoding response regulator produces the protein MKIIVLLVDDEKDFVESLSQRLQIRDFEVQTAFNGDDALKLIREQEFDVVVLDVLMPGKDGIETLGEIKNIKPLLQVIMLTGNATVETAIEGMKLGAYDYLMKPTETEDLVEKISKAHALKTEHQERIRKAEINNIIKRKGW, from the coding sequence ATGAAGATCATAGTGTTGTTGGTAGATGATGAAAAGGACTTTGTCGAATCCCTGTCGCAGCGCCTCCAGATTCGGGACTTTGAGGTCCAAACGGCGTTCAACGGGGATGATGCCCTCAAGCTTATCCGGGAACAGGAATTCGACGTTGTCGTTCTGGATGTGCTGATGCCGGGCAAAGACGGTATTGAGACCTTGGGGGAAATCAAGAACATCAAGCCGCTGCTCCAGGTAATCATGCTTACCGGCAATGCCACGGTGGAAACGGCCATTGAGGGTATGAAACTGGGAGCCTACGACTATCTCATGAAACCGACCGAGACCGAGGATCTGGTGGAAAAAATTTCCAAGGCCCACGCCCTTAAAACCGAGCACCAGGAACGGATTCGCAAGGCGGAAATCAATAACATTATCAAGCGAAAGGGATGGTAG
- a CDS encoding CBS domain-containing protein: MKMKIVKDVMVPLSEYATASTEATLYEAVLALEKAQAEFDQTRYRHRAILIFDENNKIVGKISQIDILRALEPKYDEIIEKGLFARFGLSPMYQKSLIEQYKLWNKPLNDICRKAAQLKVKTFMTTPTEGEFVDENASLDEAVNQLIIGKHQSLLVTRDKAIVGILRLTDVFVEIARNIKECKL, translated from the coding sequence ATGAAAATGAAAATTGTCAAAGATGTGATGGTACCGCTTTCCGAGTATGCCACCGCTTCCACAGAAGCCACGTTATATGAGGCTGTCCTGGCTTTGGAGAAAGCGCAAGCCGAGTTCGACCAGACCCGCTATCGGCACCGGGCGATTCTGATTTTTGATGAAAACAATAAGATCGTCGGCAAGATCAGTCAGATCGATATTCTGCGGGCCCTGGAACCCAAATACGACGAAATCATTGAAAAGGGTTTATTTGCCCGTTTCGGTTTAAGTCCCATGTACCAGAAGTCATTGATCGAGCAATACAAACTCTGGAACAAACCCTTAAACGACATCTGCCGTAAAGCCGCCCAATTGAAAGTCAAGACCTTTATGACGACTCCCACGGAAGGCGAATTTGTCGATGAAAATGCATCTTTGGATGAAGCCGTCAATCAACTGATCATCGGCAAACATCAATCCCTGCTGGTAACCCGGGATAAAGCCATTGTGGGGATATTGAGACTGACCGACGTGTTTGTGGAAATCGCCAGGAATATCAAGGAGTGCAAGTTGTAA